The Eulemur rufifrons isolate Redbay chromosome 21, OSU_ERuf_1, whole genome shotgun sequence genomic interval GCGGTACTGCAGGCGCGGGTGCCAGCGCCGCCCCCACCCGGGCACCTGGCCGGGAAATGTTTGCTCAGCGCCCTTTGCGCGCCCGGCTGGAccggtccctgccctcagggggcTTACAGTCTAACGGGGCTGGTACCAGCCACGGAAGTGCTGGTAGCAACTTCACCATctgctttttgataaaagctttTGTTCTTATCACACAAGAAGTATGCGCGTATATTCATGGcagaaaatttaaagagaattaggggccaggtgaggtggctcacacctgtaatcccagcagtttgcgaggctgaggcaggagaagcgcttgaggccaggagtttgaggccaggagttcgagaccagcccgggcaagagtgagaccccccccccaccccctccgtttataccaaaaaaaaaaaaaaaaaaaaaaagtgcccggcgtggtggcgcgtgcctgtagtcccagctactccggaggttgaggcagaaggatcacttagagcccgggagttggaggttgcagggagctatgatgatgccactgcactccacccagggcgacactcaacaacaacaaaacaaacaaacaaaaacaaggcaaCGAATTGCTATTTGTTGGGCAAGGTGTTAAGCGTTTTACACACATCATCACTTTCAGTCCTCCCAACAACCATAATGGTAGGTACTATGACTTCCCTTATTCTGCAAATGAAACTGGGCACAGAAAGGTGAAGTGATTTGTCCAGCAAAAGCATCAGAGCCTGGgtgctttttggtttgtttgtttttcgagacagggtcttgctctattgcccaggcaggAATgtagtggcgtgatcacagctcactgcaacctccaacttccaggctcaagagatcctcctggctgggcctcccaagttgctgggaccataggcatacgccaccacacctggctagtttttctaatttgtagagatggaggtcttgctatgttgctcaggctggtctccaactcctggcctcaagcgatcctcccacttcagcctcccaaagtgctggggttacaggtgtgagccaccatgcctggtcagagccaggatttaaatccagTTTTGTCTGAAAGCCTGAATTCTTAACCATTTTGTtatgcctgctctgtgccaggcttcAAGGGAATTCAGAGGAATCTGGAAAAAAATGAGGTCTCCAAGAGCTCACAGtggaaatgaggaaatggaatGGTCCCTGTACAAGGTACAGTGAGCTTAAACATCACTGAGGGACCGGGGGGCAGGCGCAGGATGTAACCAGgaaaggctgcctggaggaggtgagaaTGTGTGCAGACAGGTGGGATGTGTGCAGACAGAGGTAGGGAACAGTGTGGGAAGGGTATTTCCAGAGAGGGGCTAGCCTGAGCCAAGCCTTGGGTGGGGACGAGTGGATGAACATAAACAGGGaccagtaagaaaaaataattgagcACCAAGTTTTATGGGTGATACCGGGGGTCTGTCCTCCAAAGCTGACAGTCTGGCTAGGCAGAGGGTTgcggggtgggagtgggaagtGTGGAAATAAGTAATAGCTACCCTTCACTGTGCATCTGCTAGGTGCCAGGCTTTCTACCTATATGGTCACACTGAAGCTCAACATCCTTGGAAGATTGGCAGTTATTAGCCCCacttataaatgaagaaagaaaggctTAGTGAGGTAAAACAGATTGCCCTAGGTCTTCCCAGTAGGAAGGACTAGGGCCAAGGCTCAAACCCAGGTAGCTCCGGATGTGAATCCAGTGCTCTAACATGCACAGCTACACTATTCAGCCCGCCCTGATTGGactgtccccctcccaccccaaagaAAGAGACCCTCGCACCCAGCCTTCTATGCAAACCTCCAGGGGCACTGCAATCGGGGATATTTATAAATTGCAAAGCTGATCACCTCTCTCCTTGCTTAAAGTCAAGGCTTCTCATACCCTTTGGACAAGAACTCAACATGGCCCGCAGGTCCCtttgaaaagacagagaaatacagagcttttaaaggaggggggggagaaaagaaaaaaagaaaagacagagaaagactttgtctctaaagaaaaatttaaaaataaaaaataaaataaacattaactaaCATCTATTATCCTGTTAGGTCCTTAGAATAACCCCAATTCACAGATGAAGGCTCCAGGAGGTGACATTCCTGCCTTACTCATGATTACATAGTTAAGTAGCAGACCTGGGACTTGAACGTCATGCCAAGGCCCATGCTGTCTTGCCTCCCCTTTACAGGACCCATCACACTGGTTGTCATAACCTGTTTGCTTGTCCGTCTCTCTCCCTAGACTGGGTGTTCCATGAGGGCCACTGCTGTGGCCCTAGTCTTAGCACACGGTTGAGATCCTCATTGAATGAATTGAAGATGCCGAGCAGTTCGGATAAGTTGTACAGAGGACAGAGGTGATGGTCATAACACCCTGGCTTCCCCTGAAGCCTCCTGGCTATGCCTCAGTGCCATCTCCCAGGATTAGTCTCTTGGCAGACAAATTTTTATTGGTCCAGGAGCTAAATGTACTCTTAGCTGGGAGAAACCACAGTAGCAGCCAGGATGCCCCAGATGAACGTTCCCGTAGGCAAGCCCTGTCCTTGGCTAGGCAACCTCCCCCTGATCTTACCCCAGGGcacccccctccaccaccagcaGCTGCCCCCAGTACTGAGGGGCTCACCCGCCAGCTCCCTGTTGCAAGAAAATAGGGCATCAGAGAGAGCCTGAGTGGCCTCAACACGAGCGTAAACATCACCAGCTGCCAGAGAGGATGACGTCAAATCTAAGCCTGGCTGGCCATGGCCTTGGGAAAGCTCCCTGCACAGACAGGCCTGGTGCCCTGGGGGACCGGGGGTGGGGGTCACAGTGAGCGGCAGCATAAGCACCCCAAGGACACATTAGATGCTTCTGTCCACGCTCAAGGAtgacttgaaatatttttgttttccaaaagacCACCCTAAAGTGAAACATCCCTCCCCACCCTGACACTCTATCCTCCTTTGAGTGCCTTATCTATCCTCATCATACTACCACCATCtgctatattaaatatttatagatttcttGTCTGCCTTCCTCTACCGAAACACCATGGGGCAGGGACTATGTTTTGTTCCCTCGTGTGACCTCAGCGCTTGGCACATGATAGGCACTCACTGAGTATATTAATCCCAACTGTGATCCTGTGAGGTAGATACCAttctccccatttttcagatgaggaaactgagactctgaGATGTGCAGAAaattgcttaaggtcacacagctttagGTGACTGGTGGACTCAGGCAGTTTGGGGCTGTAGCCAGTTCTTTTAACCTCAGTGCCATACAGACTTGGCTCAATGCCTTCCAGACTTGGtctgggaaggcctctctgatgaCAGGACTTTTACACAGAGACCTGAGTGAAATAAGGAAGCAAGGCATGGGGCTATCTGGGAGAAAACTCTTCCAGGCAGAGAAATGAGcttgtgcaaaggtcctgaggcaggagagagcCTGGTGTGTTCAAGGCAAGGTGAGGAGGCCAATGTAGCTggagagaggtgggcagagggtggtggtggtagaaGGGATGATGTCTGAGAGGTGACTGGGGACAGTGTGTAGGGCCTTGTACCCCACTGTAAAGACTTGGGTGTTTACTCCGAGTGAGATGGGAGCCATaggaggattttgagcagagaaggGAGGTGCTCTGACTTAAAGGATTCCTTTGATCGCCATGTGGAGAACAGACTACCAGGGGACCAGACAGCAGGGACACCAGTTAGGAGGTTGTTGTAAtcgtccaggtgagagatgagaaCACTTTAACTAAATTGGTGGCACTAGGTGGTAAGAAGTGGTCAGATGCTGGATATAGCAGGATTTGTTGATGGATTGGTTATaaaatgtgtctgtgtgtgtgtgtgtatgagagagagagagagagagagagagagaaagggagagagaaaagagtcaAAGATGACTTCAGAGTATTTGTCCAAAGTGTTTGACTTGAGGAAAGGAGTGGCCATGAGGTAGGGAAGAttatgtaaagtgcttggcatgGGATATAGACAcaaaataagtgctcaataaatgttcgaTATTCTTTGTATTGATGATAAATTCACTCACCCAAGCCTTTGCAAATGCTGAGCATACCTGGCAataacatcatagctcactcagaACAAGGCCTCTGGGTAAgctaaacaaaacacaaaaaacacagCTACTACATCTAAGTGTATACTGTATGCATGTACTGCAAAGCATTCGATAGACAGAACCTTTACTTAGCAGCGCCACCCTGCAAGGTGTATGAAAGCCCTATGAGaaaatgaacatttgttgaattttttaacaTATTCCAGGCATTgggtatttttcatttaatcctgtctccatcactagaatgtaagctgcATGAGAGAGGGAGAGCTTATAGTTCTTGTGGACTGCTGCAcacacctggcacatagtaggcaccttaatatttattaaataaacccTCACTAATACAGATGGAGGTTGGGTAACTTCCCAAGGTGGAGCTGggtttcaataagtatttgttgcaTGAAGGAATGAAAAAATGCATATTACATTCCTATTTTAGAGAAGAGGATGCATAGCTGGTGGCTGACCAGAGATTTGAATCAAAGATCTCCTGATCTGCGAGCTTGGACCCTTTCTATGGCCACACTGTGGGGCCTCACATACCCTTTGGCTGTGTTTGAGGATTTGATGATCCTGATTGCACCATGAAATGTAAAAACTCAGGCTACTCAGAGAAAGATTTAATGCTAGATCAGATTATAAAGCTCTAGTAATACGATCCTACATTTTGTCTTCATGAAACTGCATGACCTTAAAGCATCTGTTTCtgctaacttgcccaaggccacacaggctGTAAGGGGACAAGATAGGAGCCCAGTCTTCCCACACTACAGTCCCTGTTTGTTCTCCTACCCAGGGGTTCTTAATCTGAAGCCCAAAGACTCCTAGGGGGTCCTAAGACCCCTGCTAAACTGTGTGTGTTTACATGCAGGTgcattttttggggggaaagggtTCAAAGCTTTCATTATATTCTTAAAGGGGCCTATAATCAAAAAAGTTTACTGTCATTTTAtcttatatacaatatatttttaacttttattttatttctgtattttttgagacagagtcctgctctgtcaccctgggtagagtgcagtggcatcatcatatctcactgcaacctcaaactcctgaggtcaagcgatcttcctgcctcagcctccctgagtgctacgATTACAAATGTGAGCTACAACACTCAgccttaactttttattttaaaaactgctttaaacaagtagaaggaagaaaagggaaggaagaagggatgaAGAGGGAAAAATTGTATAGACAGAATTTAACAGATACTAATTTTTGTTTCCAGAATTTCAAGGGAGAAAAAGCCACTGTGACCAGAGGCCAAAAATTGGGGATGTTGAGCCAGGATTAGAATCCAGAACTTCCGGtgctttttctagtttctgttgccattcattcattcattcagcaaatttgTATTAAATACCTGCCCGTGCCAGGCACGATTCCAGATTACACCATTCCCAGATTACTCTGAGAATGCTGCAGTGGCAAACTCTTGGCATCAGAGATTTATATTCTAGTAAGGAGAGGACAGACAAAATAATAACGATGACGAAAGTGCCATGAAAAAATTAACGCAGAGTCAGAGAATGGCAAGGAAGGGGAATGAAATGTTAGGGTGGCTTGGGTTCGGAACCTCCAGATGCTGCCCACGGACTCCAACGAAGGGAGCGACCAGAGATACCAGGTCGTCCGTCCTGCACAAACCTTTCTCGGGTTTACACACCAAGGTGCAGAAGCTAGGGAGGCGGGAGGACGGCATACGCATGCGCACGAAGGAAAAGGCGAAGCCTGAAGGGAGGTGCAGAACGCATGCTCGCTCTAGCTCAGGGACTCCGAGGATTTTGACAACGACTCGGTCGGCGGGCATGATAACTGCGCAGGTTAATACCCTGGGAAGGCGTCGCCCAATAGGAACTTCCTTTTGAGGTTGTGGTCCCGCCCCCAGAGCCCAATTTCTACTTCCGCTTCCGGCGCTGCTGTGGTCCAGGTTGAAAATGGTGGCGGCTGTGTCCAGGGTTTCTGGGCTGCTGGGTCGGTCCCGCCCACAGGTGGGGCGGCCTATGTCGAGTGGCGCCCACGGCGAAGAGGGCTCAGGTACTGGGGCTGGGGTCGGTCGGGCGGGCCTCAGCTCCACTCGGGCGAGGCAGGGCGGGACTGTGACCTTGGCGTGAGGCCTTGGGGAAGGTAGAGTGAGACCCAGGCAGGCCCCACTCCGGGGCTGAGCGGTTGTGGCCTCTCCGCAGCTCGCATGTGGAGGGCCCTCACCTTCTTCGTCGCGCTCCCCGGGGTGGGAGTGAGCATGCTGAATGTCTTCTTGAAGTCGCGCCACGAAGAGCACGAGAGACCCGAGTTCATCCCCTACCCGCATCTTCGCATCAGGACCAAGGTACGCCCTTGCAGTCTCTCCAAACGTCCGTTCTCCTTTCATTATAATGCCCTCCTCCAAGTTCTTCATTCCCTAAAACCGTTGAGTGCCAGGCGTGTAGTTTCTTGTTTAGTCCTCacaaacagaatttatttttcccattttatggaagggaaactgagacttgggGTTATGTCTCACTTTTCTTCAAGGTCAAACAACAAATTCCCTTCAGTTTCCCTTTTATCCGATTTATCTCGCCTCCTGCCCGCTGATACAGTTGTCCGTTGAAGAACACTTGGAGGTTTGGGAAACCTTAATAAGGTGGCACAGTCTGAGGATGGTTTACCTTTCTAAGACCTGGGCATCTGGCAGCTGTGTAATGAAGAGACTGACAGGTTTCTCTATTCCTGACCAATACCTTCTCAACTACTTTATCATTTGGCTGTTGATATAGATATATCATAATGATCTCCATTGTTTGCTGTATCTTTAACAAGGGCCTTTTTTGGTTCTTTAATAAATACTCCATCACCTAGCCTATTGTAGGACTGGCCTCGTAAAAACTTAAACTCGACTCTTAAATTTTTGAGTCTTTGAGCACCATTCCCACCCTTGTACAGTGGAATTAGAAGCCAAACAGCAAGGTTTTTTAACCttggcattattgacattttgggctaggTAATTGTTGTTTGGGGTAGGTTGGCCGATATCCTGTGCATTGTAAAATGTTTAGCTgcatcctggcctctacccactaggtgGCAGTAGTACCTGCACCACCATTCCAGCCACccatgtctccagacactgcccaGTGTTCCCTGGAGGTGCAGAATCACCCGGGGCTGGAAACCATTGACCTAGAGCAATGCTTTTCAAAGGTAGTGGGGAAAATAATTGACGGTGAGTCGTGGTTTCCCAATCCAGAGATTGTTTCAAGTCTAGGATGGTACCCAGAAATCTGCTTTTAAATAAGCATCTCCTCTGTACACCTACTGCTACCATTCTGGTACAGGTGATGAGGATTACACTTTCATAAACACAGCACTGAATACATTAGTTACTAGGGAGAGGCTTGTGCTTGCTTTTTCTACTATCTACTTTAAGGAGGGCTCCTTTCAATAATGGGAAGGTTGAAATACGCCAGTAGACAAAGgactaatttcctttttttttttttttttttttttttttgttgagacagagtctcactttgttgcccaggctagagtgagtgccgtggcgtcagcttagctcacagcaacctcagactcctcggcttaagcgatcctactgcctcagcctcccgagtagctgggactacaggcatgcgccactatgcccggctaattttttctatatagatttttagttgtccatataatgtctttctatttttagtagagacggggtcttgctcaggctggtctcgaactcctgaccttgagcaatccacccgcctcggcctcccagagtgctaggattacaggcatgagccaccgcgcccggccccattttgtttttatatattatctgtCACTCTGTTTTAAGCAGTTTATGGCAGGGCTCTTTCTGAACTATTTCCTGGAATTGTCTAATTGACACTTTCACTCTACAGCCCTTCCCCTGGGGAGATGGTAACCATACTCTATTCCACAACCCTCAAGTGAATCCGCTTCCAACTGGCTATGAAGATGAATAAGGAGAACCTGGACCACTACCCAGGCACTGAGGACCACAGCATCAGTTTGGACCATTACTCTGCACACGGACCAGAAAAAGTGTATGGGACCTTACGCTCACCTTCTTTAATCAAATCATTACCAGTATACTGATCTCCCATCCCTTTGCTTGTGGCAGGAGATGGCTTAAATAAACACTTTAAACTTAGATTGGTCATGAGCTCAGAGTTACATTCTTTGGTTGCGTTTTTCCTCAGAAATTAGCATTAATGTTATTTCTGTTTCTGCAGTGAAGGTCTACGGCTGCTGGCAGCGTTTCAGGTCCAGTCCAGCCCACTGAATAACAATGTTTGTAACAGGCTCCTTGGTTTCTAGTGCCTGGTGGGGGTAAAGTCAAGGGACCAGGAGTACCATGGAGCTAATTATCAAGACTGGGTCTTTGATAGACTTTGGATGTCAAAGACATTGAATGGCCAGCACAATGGCTACTGGTTTACACTTGAAAGAGGTATCTGATTCTCAAGAGGAAGTGCTTCCTCTGGGTCCTTCCCTGGTCCGGTTCCACCAGCATTTGCTGCAGAATCTTCTCTGTAGTTGGATAACTCTCTCTAAAGGTGTCAAGTTCTTACCTTAGGGTAAGACCCATCTCTCAGCACCCTGAAGGCTGGCAGGGTTAGaaatctttggagaaataaaGGCAGTGTGACACATTTGTTCTTATAGTATTGGCTTTATTTGTTTCTGGAATTAAAACTATCCTCTAGCCATAAGAGTTAGGAGGGGAAACAGTTACAAAATCACTCTGAAAAGGCAATTAACTCATCAAAACTTGAAACCTTTGAAGTAGCTGAGGTAGTTGGAGTCACTTTATGAAGAGCATGAAATCAAAACAGGGTGAGGAACATTCAGAAAGAATTATTCTCTCAGTAGTGCACTGTTACTCCTTTTGGCATGTTGTGTCCATAAAGCAAGGTAGCTACTAGTATCTGGTCTTTTCAGACTTGACAGTAATACGAATAGGATGTAAGACCTGAGCTTAAGCTTCAGAGTTATACTTCAGCGATTCTTAAATCTGTTCTGACAATTATAGTAGAACATCCTTCTCAGTTGAAATTGAAGAGGTTTGCTTAAGATCTTTCCTGCAATTTTCCCAAAAGGCAGGTTCAGAAGTGAATTTCTGGGCTAGCATATGCGGCTTTCACGTCAAACAGACCTCTCAATATGAGTTACAATGAAGGAATATTGTTGCTTGGAGCTGGTTTATTTTCAAGGCTCAATGGGACAGTTTTGTGGCAAGGTTCAAGAGGCTACAAGGTATTTTGCAGTACATTATATTAAACTGGTAACGCAGAGGTAAGGTATATAGAAACTGTGAAAGCTGTATACAGTAAGGAAAGAATCGTTATTATGTTTGCCATTTTGTGGTATAACAGCCTGTACTTCTGAGTCCccataaagctgttttgcttGTGGCCAGTCTGAGTTTAGGATAGATATACGTGGCCTCCCTCAGCTGGGTTCCAAATCTCTTTTATAATCCTTGCATAACAGACCTTAACCAGTCAGCAAATATAGAATGCTTTGAAATGACATAAAGGGATTGGTCACATTAAATATGAAGTAGTAACTGGTAAACTGGAGAGAAGATAACAGAATTTCAGCCTTCTGTAAATCAAGTTTCATACCATCTTTCAGCATATAATAAGTTAAACCAAATTACTCGAAAGGCAACTGTGGGGATTACATGACAATCTAAAGTATGGAAGTGCTCCCCTGATCCTGACACTTCTTGGTACCATAATACAAATCTCTAAGATATCTGGGTAGCCTATTgtggaaataaattttagaaatcagtGAGGCTTCTAATTGCCATACCATACCACCTAGCTTAGACAAATCTTTacctttaaatgataaaaaaaataggccgggcgcggtggctcacgcctgtaatcctagcactctgggaggccgaggtgggcggatcgtttgagctcaggagttcgagaccagcctgagcaagagcgagaccccatctctactaaaaatagaaagaaattatatggacagctaaaaatatacatagaaaaaattagccgggcatggtggtgcatgcctgtagtcccagctactagggaggctgagacaggaggatcccttgagctcaggagtttgaggttgctgtgagctaggctgacgccacggcactcactctagcctgggcaacagagtgagactctgtctcaaaaaaaaaaaaaataaaaaaataaaactctcccCAGTGTATGTATGAGATATGGGGTAACAGGGTAATAGTTGTTTGATAAAGTGCACTGAGTTCCAGGGGCAAATAATGATAGAAACTAAATGTTCCAATTTATTCCATCTTCATGATTACAGACATTACTGGGCAGGGTGGGTAAACAAGGCAAATAAAGCAAACACCTTTTCTCCCCCACTTAACCAGATGCAGCATTTTGGCATTTTTATAATATGCAGGTAGACTTATTTCATTGAGTTGGGTTGAAAGCTGGCAGCAGCAAAGCTTTGCAATTTAGGTTCTTCCTCCACAGCTGCTCCAAGTATCTTCATTCCTGAACTACATTGTGAGCCAAGTTGAGATGGTGTTCACTGTAACGTTCTTGAAGCTTTCACATTTTAATCTGATACCTCTCGCTAAGGCAGGGAACCATCCATCGGTTACAAGCTGTCTTCCTCTTTGCTACTCCAGGCCACCAGTTATCTTAACCGTTAGttactataatatataaaaataaaactgtgctCCCAAGCATTGATTGAAACTGTTGTGCCCAGATCCCTTTTCACAGCATTAGTTccctgagagaaaaaaagaggtcCTAACCAATTGCTTTAATCAACAATGACCCCAGTACAGTGTAgttaatgtcctttgcagcaaaaATCAAGAGGTCAGGCAACCTTGATCATCCTGACTGGTTTATCACTATCCAGATAGAAGGTATATGTAAAGCTGATCCCAGACTAAATATTGCAATCATAACCCCaagaaatcatttaattttagCACATTGAGTTCCCGCAAGATGCCAGAGCAAGTGCGAAATCATCTCAAAGCAAAGAATTCATCACCttttaaaagagaggaaaacatcAAGGAGGAGGAAATAAAACTCCTCTCTCCTAAATTCCTCATCAAATCTGACGGCTATCTTCACAGCCTTAGTTGACAAAATCTAGAGTCCTCAATTTCCCGATTTGAGGAATCCGTTTTCAAGGTGACTGTCAAGGTCAAGAAGAGTTTTCAGGCTTTTCTTTGCCATGGCCCATGAACTCCAGTCCTTCAATAGGaatctctttctcctttattGCTTTCTGATGGGAGGAGAAAACACATTATGAAGATCTATATGAAACTTGAGGACCAAGCTTTGTAAGTAAGATATGACAGTACAAAAGTAAAACCAGACTGGACTGTAAAGACTCGCAACCATGATTCGaatcacatacttttttttttttttttttgagacagagtctcactctgttgcccaggctagagtgagtgccgtggcgtcagcctagctcacagcaacctcaaactcctgggctcaagcgatcctactgcctcagcctcccgagtagctgggactacaggcatgcgccaccatgcccggctagttttttctacatatatttagctgtctatataatttctttctgtttttttttagtagagatggggtctcgctcttgctcaggctggtctcgaactcctgagctcaaacgatccgcccacctcggcctcccagagtgctaggat includes:
- the COX6A1 gene encoding cytochrome c oxidase subunit 6A1, mitochondrial translates to MVAAVSRVSGLLGRSRPQVGRPMSSGAHGEEGSARMWRALTFFVALPGVGVSMLNVFLKSRHEEHERPEFIPYPHLRIRTKPFPWGDGNHTLFHNPQVNPLPTGYEDE